The following are from one region of the Georgenia sp. M64 genome:
- a CDS encoding ubiquitin-like protein Pup, translating into MAQQEQRRTTRRDEPDPVDPPVAAAAQTRVQEVDSLLDEIDSVLEANAETFVQGFVQKGGQ; encoded by the coding sequence ATGGCACAGCAGGAGCAGCGCCGCACCACCCGGCGGGACGAGCCGGACCCCGTCGACCCGCCTGTCGCGGCCGCGGCGCAGACCCGGGTCCAGGAGGTCGACAGCCTCCTCGACGAGATCGACTCCGTCCTGGAGGCCAACGCCGAGACCTTCGTGCAAGGTTTCGTGCAGAAGGGCGGCCAGTGA
- the dop gene encoding depupylase/deamidase Dop, translating to MSVHRPMGIETEYGLLEHGNPGANPMVLSAHVVAAYAGSALRGRTVRWDYAGEDPLADARGFRLDRASARPSQLTDDPDAPAPAEDGDGEDARQVGGEGAREGDGAVRTTRLRRPSAAELALPTANNAVLTNGARLYVDHAHPEYSSPEVTNPLDAVRWDRAGELVMRGAMDALHATALAPDVVLYKNNVDGKGAAYGTHENYLVERSVNFGDIIRYLTPFFVTRPIFCGAGRVGLGQRSERPGFQISQRADYVENDVGLETTFNRPIINTRDEPHADAERYRRLHVIGGDANLFDVSTYLKVGTTALLLWLLENDAVPLQLDALMIANPVGETWAVSHDTSLTHRLTMSDGSEMTALEIQRVYLDVVADAVRRAAPPAGVDAATADVLERWAGVLDRLATDPATAAAEVEWVGKLQLLERMRERENLPWDHPKIQALDLQWSDLRPERSIVARLAAAGRVERLVSDAEVLAAERTPPTDTRAWFRGQVVERYPGQVAGASWESVVLDVPGAEHLVRVPMTDPLRGTRAHVGALLEGAETAAELLEALTGARPAAGRGATP from the coding sequence ATGAGCGTGCACCGCCCCATGGGCATCGAGACCGAGTACGGGCTCCTCGAGCACGGCAACCCCGGCGCCAACCCCATGGTGCTGTCCGCCCACGTCGTGGCGGCTTACGCGGGGTCCGCGCTGCGCGGGCGCACCGTCCGCTGGGACTACGCCGGGGAGGACCCGCTCGCCGACGCGCGCGGGTTCCGCCTGGACCGGGCCAGCGCCCGGCCCTCCCAGCTCACCGACGACCCGGACGCGCCGGCACCGGCGGAGGACGGCGACGGCGAGGACGCCCGCCAGGTCGGTGGCGAGGGCGCCCGCGAGGGCGACGGCGCCGTGCGCACCACCCGCCTGCGCCGTCCGAGCGCGGCCGAGCTCGCCCTGCCCACGGCCAACAACGCCGTGCTCACCAACGGGGCCCGGCTCTACGTCGACCACGCCCACCCCGAGTACTCCAGCCCCGAGGTGACCAACCCCCTCGACGCCGTGCGCTGGGACCGCGCCGGCGAGCTCGTCATGCGCGGGGCGATGGACGCCCTCCACGCCACGGCGCTCGCCCCGGACGTCGTCCTGTACAAGAACAACGTCGACGGCAAGGGCGCCGCGTACGGCACCCACGAGAACTACCTCGTCGAGCGGTCGGTGAACTTCGGCGACATCATCCGCTACCTCACCCCGTTCTTCGTCACCCGGCCGATCTTCTGCGGGGCGGGCCGGGTCGGCCTGGGCCAGCGCAGCGAGCGGCCCGGCTTCCAGATCTCCCAGCGCGCCGACTACGTCGAGAACGACGTGGGCCTGGAGACGACGTTCAACCGCCCGATCATCAACACCCGCGACGAGCCCCACGCCGACGCCGAGCGCTACCGGCGCCTGCACGTCATCGGCGGCGACGCCAACCTCTTCGACGTCTCCACCTACCTCAAGGTCGGCACCACCGCCCTGCTGCTGTGGCTGCTGGAGAACGACGCCGTCCCGCTGCAGCTCGACGCCCTCATGATCGCCAACCCGGTGGGGGAGACGTGGGCGGTCAGCCACGACACGTCCCTGACCCACCGGCTGACCATGAGCGACGGCAGCGAGATGACCGCGCTGGAGATCCAGCGCGTCTACCTCGACGTCGTCGCCGACGCCGTGCGCCGGGCCGCGCCGCCCGCCGGGGTCGACGCCGCCACCGCCGACGTGCTCGAGCGGTGGGCCGGTGTGCTGGACCGTCTGGCGACCGACCCCGCCACGGCCGCCGCGGAGGTGGAGTGGGTGGGCAAGCTCCAGCTCCTCGAGCGCATGCGCGAGCGGGAGAACCTCCCGTGGGACCACCCCAAGATCCAGGCGCTGGACCTGCAGTGGTCGGACCTGCGGCCCGAGCGCTCCATCGTCGCCCGGTTGGCGGCCGCCGGGCGCGTCGAGCGGCTGGTCAGCGACGCCGAGGTCCTCGCCGCCGAGCGCACCCCGCCGACCGACACCCGTGCCTGGTTCCGCGGGCAGGTCGTCGAGCGCTACCCCGGCCAGGTCGCCGGGGCGAGCTGGGAGTCGGTCGTCCTGGACGTCCCCGGCGCCGAGCACCTCGTGCGCGTGCCCATGACCGACCCGCTGCGCGGCACCCGCGCCCACGTCGGCGCCCTCCTCGAGGGCGCGGAGACCGCCGCGGAGCTGCTCGAGGCTCTCACGGGCGCGCGCCCAGCCGCCGGGCGCGGCGCCACGCCGTAA